The following coding sequences lie in one Sinorhizobium fredii USDA 257 genomic window:
- a CDS encoding sensor histidine kinase, with protein MAPIRLLYIDDDPALRRLVSKEFERHGYSVQLATTGEEGLRRLRAGGIDVVALDHYMPGQDGLETLASIRVDPEAPPVVYVTGSDEGRVAIAALKAGAADYVIKDVGGEFLALLRVAIEGALAQAKLRREKEAAEAEVRAARDRFESLAAERAVLLREVNHRVGNSLQLVSSFLLMQSDVSHDAHVKGALASAYGRVLAVAQVHKRLYTSDDVRTVALDNYLHALVADIGASANEEGWLSLAADPVVLDPDRAVAVGVIVTELIINAMKHAYASGNGPVRVALHASSGSDIRLCVEDDGTGSRSRSAEGSTGLGQLIIEAMAMKLGAVVTVHASDRGTRVVIDFTGGDATRVVD; from the coding sequence ATGGCGCCCATCCGGCTCCTTTACATAGACGACGATCCCGCCCTTCGGCGCTTGGTCAGCAAGGAGTTCGAGCGGCACGGCTATAGCGTCCAGCTTGCAACGACAGGCGAGGAGGGGCTTCGCCGCTTGCGCGCAGGCGGGATCGATGTCGTGGCGCTCGATCACTACATGCCGGGGCAGGATGGGCTTGAGACCCTCGCTTCCATCCGCGTCGATCCTGAAGCTCCGCCGGTGGTATACGTGACCGGCTCGGACGAGGGTCGTGTGGCGATCGCCGCACTCAAGGCAGGCGCGGCAGACTACGTCATCAAGGATGTCGGGGGCGAGTTTCTCGCGCTGTTGCGGGTCGCGATTGAAGGTGCCCTGGCTCAGGCGAAGCTGCGGCGCGAGAAGGAGGCGGCGGAAGCGGAGGTCCGCGCCGCGCGTGATCGGTTCGAGTCGCTCGCGGCCGAAAGAGCCGTGCTGCTTCGCGAAGTGAACCATCGGGTCGGCAACAGTCTGCAACTCGTCTCTTCCTTCCTCCTGATGCAAAGCGACGTGAGCCATGATGCGCACGTAAAGGGAGCTCTCGCCTCCGCCTATGGCCGCGTGCTTGCTGTCGCCCAGGTGCACAAACGCCTCTATACGTCGGACGATGTGCGCACAGTCGCGCTCGACAACTATCTCCATGCGCTCGTCGCCGACATTGGCGCCTCCGCGAACGAGGAAGGCTGGCTCTCGCTTGCGGCCGATCCGGTCGTGCTTGACCCGGACCGTGCGGTAGCGGTGGGCGTTATTGTGACCGAATTGATCATCAATGCGATGAAACACGCATACGCCTCCGGGAACGGTCCCGTTCGCGTGGCTCTGCATGCGTCGTCCGGAAGCGATATTCGCCTTTGCGTCGAGGACGATGGAACAGGTAGCCGATCGCGTTCCGCAGAGGGTTCCACGGGGCTTGGACAACTCATCATAGAGGCGATGGCGATGAAGCTCGGGGCCGTTGTGACCGTCCACGCAAGCGACCGCGGAACGCGGGTCGTCATCGATTTTACCGGAGGCGATGCCACGCGAGTGGTGGATTAG
- a CDS encoding efflux RND transporter periplasmic adaptor subunit, whose amino-acid sequence MYSRVVIAMVALGSMLGGIAIAPLAAKVPALLATGDGASTDPQGSGAQGSTLRSSGSKSSGGGPRGASVEVAEVKAQDFPVVVRTFANVNAPETVTVNARVSSQITEIHVKDGQMVKAGDLLFSLDDRALKAALDRDQAILAKDTAILTDAGIELDRARTLRDDKSGTQQAYDTALAAQQSAKATVDADQATVDADKVALSYTSIRAPIDGRLGAVQMTIGDLVGTSGSGSPTSLVTITSIDPIEVAFHLPEEYLQSFKSRLDAGSPRRSRRG is encoded by the coding sequence ATGTATAGCCGTGTTGTCATCGCCATGGTCGCTCTCGGCTCGATGCTCGGCGGAATAGCGATCGCGCCGCTCGCGGCCAAGGTGCCGGCACTTCTCGCCACCGGCGACGGCGCCAGCACCGATCCACAGGGCTCAGGTGCACAGGGTTCGACACTGCGGTCCAGCGGTAGCAAATCATCCGGCGGCGGCCCTCGGGGAGCGTCGGTCGAAGTCGCCGAAGTGAAAGCGCAGGACTTTCCCGTCGTCGTCAGAACCTTCGCCAATGTGAACGCTCCGGAGACCGTGACGGTCAACGCTCGCGTCTCGAGCCAGATCACCGAGATCCATGTCAAGGACGGTCAGATGGTCAAGGCGGGCGATCTCTTGTTCTCGCTCGACGACCGCGCCTTGAAGGCTGCACTCGACCGCGACCAGGCCATACTGGCGAAGGACACGGCCATCCTGACCGATGCCGGAATCGAACTCGACCGGGCACGAACGCTGCGCGACGACAAAAGCGGCACGCAGCAGGCCTATGATACGGCGCTCGCCGCCCAGCAATCCGCCAAGGCGACCGTCGACGCCGATCAGGCGACTGTGGACGCGGACAAGGTGGCACTCAGCTATACGAGCATTCGTGCACCGATCGACGGCCGGCTCGGTGCCGTCCAAATGACGATCGGCGATCTCGTCGGCACTTCCGGCAGCGGCTCGCCGACGAGCCTCGTCACCATCACCTCCATCGATCCGATCGAAGTCGCTTTCCACTTGCCGGAGGAATATCTGCAGAGCTTCAAGTCGCGGCTCGACGCCGGTTCCCCCCGCAGGTCAAGGCGCGGCTGA
- a CDS encoding MFS transporter: MPILSDLRSLTSPQRNAVVASFLGWMLDAFDFFILVFVMKYVAEEFGTDIERVTIALTLTLAMRPLGALIFGYAADRFGRRPVLMVNILLYSALEFASGFAPTLTMLIILRALYGIAMGGEWGVGASLTMETIPPKTRGLVSGFLQAGYPAGYLLASLAFYLLFPLVGWRGMFMIGVLPALIVFYVRSNIDESPVFLARRQKPDRSALWRTLRRHAGLAIYTILLMTAFNFFSHGTQDLYPTFLEVQQKFSTTTVGAIAVVYNIGAIFGGITFGLLSERMGRRRAIVFAALLAIPVIPLWVYSSGPLLLALGAFLMQFAVQGAWGIIPAHLNELSPDEIRGTFPGVTYQLGNLLASANATLQAGLAEHYNGDYAFALAMVVGVVAVAVVLLAGFGVEAKGVEFGRAQDDNRSGDSSRLETGPVAPS; the protein is encoded by the coding sequence CCCTGACTTCGCCGCAGCGCAACGCCGTCGTCGCGAGTTTTCTTGGTTGGATGCTCGACGCATTCGACTTCTTCATCCTTGTCTTTGTCATGAAATATGTGGCTGAGGAATTCGGGACAGACATTGAACGGGTCACCATCGCTCTCACGCTGACGCTGGCCATGCGCCCCTTGGGAGCGCTCATCTTCGGCTACGCTGCCGACCGCTTTGGCCGCCGGCCGGTACTGATGGTCAACATCCTCCTCTATTCGGCACTTGAATTCGCGTCCGGCTTCGCACCGACCTTGACCATGCTCATCATTCTGCGAGCGCTCTATGGCATCGCGATGGGCGGTGAATGGGGCGTTGGGGCGTCATTGACGATGGAGACGATCCCGCCGAAGACTCGCGGCCTCGTTTCCGGGTTCCTACAGGCCGGCTACCCGGCGGGCTATCTCCTCGCCTCTCTTGCCTTCTACCTGCTTTTTCCGCTGGTCGGTTGGCGGGGCATGTTCATGATCGGCGTGCTGCCTGCGCTCATCGTGTTCTATGTCCGCTCGAATATCGACGAATCGCCCGTCTTCCTGGCGCGCCGCCAAAAGCCCGATCGGAGCGCCTTGTGGCGCACACTGCGGCGGCATGCGGGTTTGGCGATCTATACGATTCTCCTGATGACAGCCTTCAACTTCTTTAGCCACGGCACGCAGGATCTCTATCCAACCTTCCTCGAGGTGCAGCAAAAGTTCTCAACGACGACCGTTGGAGCGATCGCCGTGGTTTACAATATCGGCGCGATCTTTGGCGGCATCACCTTCGGCCTCTTGTCGGAAAGGATGGGCCGCCGGCGCGCTATCGTGTTCGCAGCCCTGCTTGCCATTCCCGTTATTCCGCTTTGGGTGTACTCATCCGGTCCGCTGCTGCTGGCGCTCGGCGCGTTCCTCATGCAGTTCGCTGTCCAGGGCGCATGGGGCATCATCCCCGCGCACCTTAACGAACTGTCGCCCGACGAAATCCGCGGCACGTTCCCGGGCGTCACCTATCAACTAGGCAACCTCCTCGCCTCCGCCAATGCAACTCTGCAGGCTGGGCTCGCCGAGCACTACAACGGTGACTATGCTTTCGCCCTCGCCATGGTCGTCGGCGTCGTCGCCGTCGCTGTTGTGCTTCTGGCCGGCTTCGGTGTGGAGGCGAAAGGAGTCGAATTCGGAAGAGCGCAAGACGATAATAGGAGCGGGGATAGCAGCCGGTTGGAAACAGGCCCCGTCGCGCCGTCCTGA
- a CDS encoding trypsin-like peptidase domain-containing protein, which yields MARSVKTKNSRARRLTAALAALSSVSVLSLAAIVMEPVALHHPNALGWNAAAQAATPPAAAEPGDFAGIVARVKPAVISVRVELDGTQQTADDGQDGSPDSGGGSGVMIGQGSGFFISADGYAVTNNHVVDHAKLVEVTTNDGQNYSAKVVGTDPKTDLALIKVEGSDFPHVNFADERPRVGNWVIAIGNPYGLGGTVTAGIVSAEGRDIGAGPYDDFIQIDAPINRGNSGGPAFDVNGDVIGVNTAIFSPSGGSVGIGFDIPADTAKAVIAELKDKGHVTRGWLGIQQQQITPDMADSLGLKQAKGALIDEAEPNGPAAKAGVKPGDVVTAVDGTAINDPRELAQKIGKMAPGSSATLTVLRDGAMQDISLTLGTMPADRPPEVVAANDSGSVPPNEQNLGLLIAPASKVAGTDQKGMVVVAVDPNGEAAQHGLSAGDIILDVGGKAVSNARDFRQDLMSLRKEGKSAALVRIQSGGTTRFVALPLDHA from the coding sequence ATGGCCAGATCTGTAAAAACCAAGAACTCGCGGGCTCGCCGCTTGACGGCGGCTCTGGCGGCCCTTTCGTCCGTCTCCGTGCTGAGCCTCGCAGCGATCGTGATGGAACCCGTCGCGCTGCACCATCCTAATGCGCTCGGCTGGAATGCCGCCGCGCAGGCGGCGACGCCGCCAGCCGCAGCCGAGCCGGGCGACTTTGCCGGCATCGTCGCGCGGGTGAAGCCTGCGGTCATTTCCGTGCGGGTGGAGCTTGATGGAACGCAACAGACCGCAGACGACGGTCAAGACGGTTCTCCCGATAGTGGCGGTGGAAGCGGGGTGATGATCGGGCAGGGCTCCGGCTTCTTCATCTCGGCGGACGGCTATGCCGTGACCAACAATCATGTCGTCGATCATGCCAAATTGGTCGAGGTCACGACCAATGACGGGCAGAATTACAGCGCAAAGGTCGTTGGTACCGATCCGAAGACCGACCTCGCTTTGATCAAGGTCGAGGGCAGCGATTTTCCGCATGTCAATTTTGCCGACGAGCGCCCGCGTGTCGGCAATTGGGTAATCGCCATCGGCAATCCCTATGGTCTCGGCGGCACGGTCACGGCCGGCATCGTTTCCGCCGAGGGGCGCGATATCGGCGCCGGTCCCTATGACGATTTCATCCAGATCGATGCGCCGATTAATCGCGGCAATTCGGGCGGGCCGGCTTTCGACGTCAATGGCGATGTCATCGGCGTCAACACGGCGATCTTCTCGCCGTCCGGAGGTTCGGTCGGCATCGGCTTCGACATTCCGGCCGATACGGCGAAGGCGGTGATCGCCGAATTGAAGGACAAGGGCCATGTCACGCGCGGCTGGCTCGGCATCCAACAACAGCAGATCACCCCGGATATGGCCGACAGCCTCGGCCTGAAGCAGGCTAAGGGCGCGCTCATCGACGAGGCAGAGCCGAATGGCCCGGCGGCGAAGGCCGGCGTCAAGCCGGGCGATGTCGTTACCGCCGTCGACGGCACCGCGATCAACGATCCGCGTGAACTGGCGCAGAAGATCGGCAAGATGGCGCCAGGCAGTTCAGCGACTTTGACCGTGCTCCGCGATGGCGCAATGCAGGACATCTCGCTGACACTCGGCACGATGCCCGCCGATCGACCTCCTGAGGTCGTCGCGGCGAACGACAGCGGCAGCGTACCGCCCAACGAGCAAAATCTCGGTCTTCTGATTGCTCCGGCAAGCAAGGTCGCCGGTACCGACCAAAAAGGCATGGTCGTCGTCGCCGTCGATCCGAACGGGGAGGCCGCACAGCATGGTCTCTCCGCTGGCGACATCATCCTCGACGTCGGCGGCAAGGCGGTGTCGAATGCCAGGGATTTCCGCCAGGACCTGATGTCGCTCCGGAAGGAAGGCAAGTCTGCTGCGCTGGTGCGGATCCAGTCGGGCGGCACCACCCGTTTCGTCGCACTGCCTCTCGACCACGCGTAA
- a CDS encoding response regulator, translated as MTTHVTIVMIEDDEGHARLIEKNIRRAGVRNDIVAFRDGTSAIAYLFGRDGAGTAHAGRALLILLDLNLPDMSGVDILKRIKADEHLKRSPVVILTTTDDQDEIKRCYDLGCNVYITKPVEYESFAHSIRQLGLFFSVIQVAENS; from the coding sequence ATGACAACGCACGTCACGATCGTGATGATTGAGGACGATGAGGGCCACGCGCGCCTCATAGAGAAAAATATTAGGCGGGCCGGCGTACGCAACGACATTGTCGCGTTCCGCGACGGCACGAGCGCGATTGCCTATCTGTTCGGCCGGGATGGCGCGGGAACTGCGCATGCCGGCCGGGCACTGCTCATATTGCTCGACCTCAACCTGCCCGACATGTCAGGCGTCGACATTTTGAAACGCATCAAGGCAGACGAGCATCTGAAGCGCTCGCCCGTGGTGATTTTGACAACAACGGACGATCAGGACGAGATCAAGCGGTGCTATGATCTTGGCTGCAACGTCTACATCACCAAGCCGGTCGAATATGAAAGCTTCGCCCATTCCATCCGGCAATTGGGGCTCTTTTTCTCGGTCATACAAGTGGCGGAGAATTCGTGA